A portion of the Brevundimonas pondensis genome contains these proteins:
- the lpxC gene encoding UDP-3-O-acyl-N-acetylglucosamine deacetylase, translating into MSVRNDHHEQTIVAPAICAGVGVHTGQRVKLVVRPAAPGAGIVFVRTDITDRDNRIPVSGEAVVDARLNTMIENAAGVRLSTIEHLMAALCALGVSNAVVEVDGPELPILDGSALQFVQLLDRAGFRRQEAPVRYIEILKPIRVEEGDKSAVLLPCDRYEMRFEIDFPTPVIGNQVVDFVVDEATFRSDIMAARTFGFAHEVEALRQAGLARGGSLENAVVIDGDEILNPGGLRMEREFVRHKALDAIGDLYVLGAPLLGRYEGVKAGHALNNKLVRALLAQPDAWRETTRVPDMAMAG; encoded by the coding sequence TTGTCGGTCCGCAACGACCATCACGAACAGACCATCGTCGCCCCGGCCATCTGCGCCGGCGTCGGCGTTCATACCGGCCAGCGCGTCAAGCTGGTCGTGCGTCCGGCTGCGCCCGGCGCGGGCATCGTCTTCGTGCGCACCGACATCACCGACCGCGATAACCGCATCCCCGTCTCGGGCGAGGCTGTCGTCGACGCCCGGCTGAACACCATGATCGAGAACGCGGCGGGCGTGCGCCTGTCGACCATCGAGCACCTTATGGCCGCCCTGTGCGCCCTGGGCGTGTCCAACGCCGTGGTCGAGGTCGATGGCCCCGAACTGCCAATTCTGGACGGTTCGGCCCTGCAGTTCGTGCAGCTGCTGGATCGCGCCGGTTTCCGCCGCCAGGAAGCCCCGGTCCGTTACATCGAGATCCTCAAGCCGATCCGGGTGGAGGAGGGCGACAAGTCCGCCGTCCTGCTGCCCTGCGACCGCTATGAGATGCGCTTCGAGATCGACTTCCCGACGCCGGTTATCGGCAATCAGGTGGTGGACTTCGTCGTGGACGAGGCGACCTTCCGCTCGGACATCATGGCTGCCCGCACCTTCGGCTTCGCCCATGAGGTCGAGGCCCTGCGTCAGGCTGGTCTGGCGCGCGGCGGTTCGCTGGAAAACGCCGTGGTCATCGACGGCGACGAGATCCTGAACCCCGGCGGCCTGCGCATGGAACGCGAGTTCGTGCGCCACAAGGCCCTGGACGCCATCGGCGACCTCTACGTCCTCGGCGCGCCCCTGCTGGGCCGCTACGAAGGCGTCAAGGCGGGTCACGCCCTGAACAACAAGCTGGTCCGCGCCCTGCTGGCCCAGCCCGACGCCTGGCGCGAAACCACCCGCGTCCCCGACATGGCGATGGCGGGCTAG